The Heyndrickxia vini genome contains a region encoding:
- a CDS encoding DUF420 domain-containing protein, with translation MTIPILPTISTSCIVISAIFVAIGWNLIRRKKIDQHKKMMTLAAIFAVIFFIIYASRTIFIGNTSFGGPDSIKIYYTIFLIFHITLATIGAVFGIISLWTGYKNRLSFHRKLGPITSIIWFFTGITGVVVYFLLYVFYHGGETTSVIKAILGT, from the coding sequence ATGACAATTCCTATATTACCAACAATTAGTACATCATGCATAGTAATCAGTGCTATTTTTGTCGCTATTGGTTGGAACTTAATTCGCAGGAAAAAAATCGATCAGCATAAAAAAATGATGACACTAGCTGCCATCTTTGCGGTTATATTTTTTATCATTTATGCATCAAGAACGATATTTATTGGAAATACTTCATTTGGTGGCCCGGATAGTATAAAAATATACTATACAATTTTTTTAATCTTCCATATTACATTAGCAACAATTGGGGCTGTGTTTGGAATCATTTCTTTGTGGACAGGTTACAAAAATCGATTATCATTTCACCGCAAACTTGGTCCAATTACAAGTATTATTTGGTTCTTTACTGGAATAACTGGCGTTGTCGTGTATTTTCTTCTATATGTATTTTATCATGGAGGAGAAACGACTTCTGTCATAAAAGCTATATTAGGAACTTAA
- a CDS encoding YlbD family protein, producing the protein MGNKKLHPTVEQFKVFVKEHPKLISEVKNGSNTLQSFYEDWYLLGEEDPFWEKYRNNDEGDIDTPLESNEKTETDGKWMKQIGSIIQKVDANQMQYHLNNLSQVIASVQGVLAQFQGEKQSTAPTNEQRNPFSFRKD; encoded by the coding sequence ATGGGGAATAAAAAACTTCACCCAACAGTTGAACAATTTAAAGTGTTCGTTAAGGAACATCCTAAACTAATTTCCGAAGTGAAAAATGGTTCAAATACACTACAGTCCTTTTATGAAGATTGGTACTTACTAGGGGAAGAAGACCCATTTTGGGAAAAGTACAGAAATAACGATGAAGGTGACATAGATACACCGTTAGAAAGTAATGAGAAGACTGAAACGGATGGGAAATGGATGAAACAGATTGGAAGTATCATTCAAAAGGTAGATGCCAATCAAATGCAATACCATCTCAATAACTTGAGTCAAGTCATTGCGTCTGTACAAGGAGTGCTGGCACAATTTCAAGGGGAGAAGCAATCAACTGCACCAACAAATGAACAAAGGAATCCTTTTTCATTCCGAAAAGATTAA
- a CDS encoding CAP domain-containing protein, translating to MRTVFKVIIVLIIIFIISLYFHLKPENENNILNGTGNKETPMSDNDKTLKKKVDKEPYKRPNKGISIFIGEPASKLEKKFGKPNRIDPSAYDYEWWIYNNEDNYFQVGVYKGTVVTIYAIGNKTNISPFKINEEIQDIYQKLLLDTDITVQYDKGTYRFELSEEDLNMRPLVPLGSIYAQLSFDKFKGTLSSVRFMDKETLIKQRPYEMSYRGRLIDPAPIVESRWRAIEVGSEKQIFDLTNIIRKRFDLNKLLWDQKTAEVAYNHSKDMAVEDYFSHESPKFGNLEKRLQTAHVFFQLAGENIAARYMDAPSAVEGWLNSEGHRKALLEPKFTHLGVGVYQKYYTQNFIEETWK from the coding sequence CTGCGTACAGTTTTCAAAGTGATTATCGTATTAATTATCATATTTATTATCAGTTTATATTTTCATTTAAAACCTGAGAATGAAAATAATATTTTAAATGGGACAGGCAATAAAGAAACACCTATGTCTGATAATGACAAAACCCTTAAGAAAAAGGTTGATAAGGAACCGTATAAAAGGCCAAATAAAGGAATATCTATTTTTATTGGAGAACCGGCAAGTAAATTAGAAAAAAAATTTGGTAAACCAAACAGAATCGATCCTTCAGCATATGACTATGAATGGTGGATATATAATAATGAAGACAATTATTTTCAGGTTGGAGTTTATAAAGGAACGGTTGTAACAATTTATGCCATTGGAAATAAAACAAATATAAGCCCATTCAAAATTAACGAAGAAATTCAAGATATCTATCAAAAGTTACTTTTAGATACTGATATTACAGTGCAATACGATAAAGGAACATACCGGTTTGAATTGTCGGAAGAAGATTTAAATATGAGACCTCTCGTACCATTAGGTTCAATCTATGCTCAGCTTTCATTCGATAAATTTAAAGGGACTTTATCGAGTGTGCGATTTATGGATAAAGAGACACTTATTAAGCAGCGTCCATATGAGATGAGTTATCGGGGAAGATTAATTGATCCCGCACCAATCGTTGAATCTCGTTGGAGAGCGATTGAAGTAGGCAGTGAAAAACAAATATTTGATTTAACGAATATCATACGCAAAAGGTTTGACCTAAATAAATTGCTTTGGGATCAAAAAACAGCAGAAGTAGCCTATAACCATAGTAAAGATATGGCAGTTGAAGATTACTTTTCCCATGAATCTCCGAAATTCGGCAATTTAGAAAAACGACTTCAAACCGCCCATGTTTTTTTTCAATTGGCAGGTGAAAATATCGCAGCACGATATATGGACGCCCCTTCTGCAGTAGAGGGCTGGTTAAATTCAGAAGGACATAGGAAGGCGTTATTGGAACCTAAGTTTACGCATCTAGGTGTTGGTGTATATCAAAAATATTATACCCAAAATTTCATTGAGGAAACGTGGAAGTAA
- a CDS encoding YlbF family regulator, with amino-acid sequence MLATIERLQIITEAEDLAKMILQSEAADEYRKSYIKLYNDSQSQEKIKEFNKMKDLYEDVQRFGRYHPDYKSINIRTRQAKREMDMDENVARFRKAENALQDILDHVSVIVGKSVSQHIKVPTGNPFFAENSSCSGGCGSGGGCSCSA; translated from the coding sequence TTGCTTGCAACTATTGAACGACTTCAAATTATAACTGAAGCAGAGGATTTGGCAAAAATGATTTTACAATCTGAAGCTGCTGATGAATATAGAAAATCATATATTAAATTATATAACGATTCACAATCGCAAGAAAAGATTAAAGAATTTAACAAGATGAAGGACCTTTACGAAGATGTACAACGTTTTGGTAGATATCATCCTGATTACAAATCAATCAACATCCGTACACGGCAAGCAAAGCGTGAAATGGACATGGATGAAAATGTTGCTAGATTTCGCAAAGCAGAAAATGCTTTACAAGATATTCTTGATCATGTAAGTGTTATCGTTGGAAAATCAGTTTCCCAACATATAAAAGTCCCAACAGGAAATCCTTTTTTTGCTGAAAATAGTTCGTGCTCTGGAGGATGCGGTTCCGGTGGGGGCTGTAGCTGTTCTGCATAA
- a CDS encoding YugN family protein, translated as MNFENIGIQAFKADLNRLDDVMKKYGMVRAEQWDYERASYDRKFIIKEGTYYLRVQAYAVEGDVDTFDALMQLMTPILGKHYYPHGVEYGDDEVYPTHLVKQCEQILTNLKKEIEAFAE; from the coding sequence ATGAATTTTGAAAATATCGGCATTCAAGCATTTAAAGCGGATTTAAACAGATTAGATGATGTAATGAAGAAATACGGTATGGTTCGTGCGGAACAATGGGATTACGAACGTGCATCATATGACCGTAAATTTATTATTAAAGAAGGTACATATTATCTTCGTGTCCAAGCTTATGCAGTTGAAGGCGATGTAGATACATTCGATGCATTAATGCAATTAATGACACCTATTTTGGGTAAACATTATTATCCACACGGTGTTGAGTATGGTGATGATGAAGTTTATCCTACACATTTAGTAAAGCAATGTGAGCAAATTCTTACAAACTTGAAAAAAGAAATTGAAGCTTTTGCTGAATAA
- the ctaF gene encoding cytochrome c oxidase subunit IVB, whose amino-acid sequence MTNEQINTGNPRVDYDYRRRKSAEEMKYQVVSFVLMILLTLIAFGAVAADLSKWFTIPVILLMAVVQVIFQLYYFMHMSHKGHEAPQLFLFSGALVGFLTLLTFFTIVWW is encoded by the coding sequence ATGACAAACGAACAAATAAATACCGGCAACCCAAGAGTAGACTATGATTATCGTCGTAGAAAAAGCGCGGAGGAAATGAAATATCAAGTTGTTTCATTTGTCTTGATGATTTTATTAACTCTCATAGCTTTCGGTGCGGTTGCAGCTGACTTATCAAAATGGTTTACGATTCCGGTCATTCTTTTAATGGCAGTTGTGCAAGTAATATTCCAGTTATATTATTTTATGCATATGAGCCATAAAGGACATGAAGCTCCACAGCTCTTCCTTTTCTCAGGAGCTTTAGTCGGATTTTTAACATTGTTAACATTCTTTACAATTGTATGGTGGTAA
- the coaD gene encoding pantetheine-phosphate adenylyltransferase: MGSIAVCPGSFDPITYGHLDIIKRAAKVFDKVYVVILNNSSKNPLFTVDERVQLIEEVTKVIPNVTVDMFQGLLVDYAKSVNANAIIRGLRAVSDFEYEMQITSMNRVLNEEIETFFIMTNNQYSFLSSSIVKEAAKYKGAISELVPPQVEKALKVKYKNTN, from the coding sequence ATGGGTAGTATAGCGGTATGTCCAGGGAGTTTTGATCCGATTACGTACGGACATTTAGATATTATCAAAAGAGCAGCAAAGGTATTTGATAAAGTGTATGTTGTGATCTTAAACAACTCGTCAAAGAATCCATTATTTACTGTGGACGAAAGGGTTCAATTAATTGAGGAAGTAACGAAAGTTATTCCCAATGTTACTGTCGATATGTTTCAAGGATTACTTGTCGATTATGCAAAGAGTGTAAATGCTAATGCAATTATTCGTGGTTTACGAGCAGTATCTGATTTTGAATATGAAATGCAAATTACTTCAATGAATAGAGTCCTTAATGAGGAAATTGAAACGTTTTTTATCATGACAAATAATCAGTATTCTTTTTTAAGTTCAAGTATTGTAAAAGAAGCTGCAAAATATAAAGGGGCGATATCTGAATTAGTTCCCCCACAAGTTGAAAAAGCATTAAAAGTTAAATACAAAAATACCAATTGA
- a CDS encoding stalk domain-containing protein: MLRKRNLLYLIPILLLIISFLLYFQWDVFSAKSNQKKINTIKQDIIIEHHKNQFYVKQIISSVSSGNYTIDWPQNAKKHECLNDNRQCQWTNEEKTNMKINSGKIVLKYRINMNSNGSALLLKNWVAQLKDQKVAASKIQLIEKQFRHGMWIAAAEKTAVKKKKYINYFVFDINGQAPSLFWHEKKLLKKNVNNWLTIYYQRSMNLANLKLNTLEKIKAKYKMVIVLTNDYQQTFLSSLLIANNVKSKGIEEQVVMDAINHNSTFPKEEEWMKDFIASIVIDKAIGTKKAQFMYSELKGKLSKDHFHSFTNLILNMNEIKLSSGKLDQLIIKATGLGTNFFKENKRLSSPNKSFVLFDRRKIVVRGKDIKNLHVYTFNGKNFLLFNDIAESLGYKVESENKNQYVQLKNNNNHFTFYFGEKIFTYNGEKYGLLANPFIHINGESYIDMNWLHQLFHIKVDVNDKQISIN, from the coding sequence ATGCTTCGAAAAAGAAATTTACTCTATTTAATTCCCATCCTATTACTGATTATAAGTTTTTTACTTTATTTTCAATGGGATGTTTTTTCCGCCAAGTCGAACCAAAAGAAGATTAACACAATAAAACAAGATATTATTATTGAACATCACAAGAATCAATTTTATGTTAAGCAAATAATCTCATCCGTTAGTAGCGGGAATTATACAATTGATTGGCCGCAAAATGCAAAAAAACATGAATGTTTAAATGACAACAGGCAATGCCAGTGGACGAATGAAGAAAAAACGAATATGAAAATAAATTCTGGAAAAATCGTTTTAAAATATAGAATTAATATGAATTCAAATGGCTCTGCCTTATTATTAAAAAATTGGGTTGCACAGCTAAAGGATCAAAAAGTAGCCGCTAGTAAAATTCAATTAATAGAAAAACAATTTAGACACGGAATGTGGATTGCAGCTGCAGAAAAGACAGCGGTAAAGAAAAAAAAATATATAAATTATTTTGTATTTGATATAAATGGACAAGCACCCAGTCTTTTTTGGCATGAAAAAAAGTTGCTCAAAAAGAACGTAAATAATTGGTTAACGATTTATTATCAAAGATCTATGAATCTCGCAAACTTGAAACTTAACACTCTAGAAAAAATAAAAGCAAAATATAAAATGGTAATTGTTTTAACTAATGATTATCAGCAAACATTTTTATCTTCATTATTAATTGCAAATAATGTAAAGAGTAAAGGCATAGAAGAACAAGTAGTTATGGATGCCATTAATCATAACTCCACGTTTCCTAAAGAGGAAGAGTGGATGAAGGATTTCATCGCATCGATTGTTATAGATAAAGCAATAGGAACGAAAAAGGCACAATTTATGTATTCAGAACTAAAAGGTAAATTAAGTAAGGATCATTTTCATTCATTTACTAATTTGATCTTAAATATGAATGAAATAAAGTTAAGCAGCGGTAAACTAGATCAATTAATAATAAAGGCGACAGGACTAGGTACAAACTTTTTTAAGGAGAATAAACGATTATCTTCACCGAATAAATCATTCGTTCTGTTTGACCGACGGAAAATAGTCGTTCGAGGAAAAGACATAAAAAATTTACATGTATATACATTCAACGGGAAAAACTTCTTATTATTCAATGATATTGCAGAATCACTGGGCTATAAAGTTGAATCGGAAAATAAAAATCAATACGTCCAATTAAAAAATAATAATAATCACTTTACATTTTATTTTGGAGAAAAAATATTTACTTATAATGGTGAAAAATATGGATTACTTGCAAATCCTTTTATCCATATTAACGGAGAATCATATATCGATATGAATTGGCTACATCAGCTCTTCCATATAAAAGTAGATGTAAATGATAAACAAATTTCAATTAATTAA
- a CDS encoding YlbE-like family protein gives MRQDIIEYIYSKNELKQLLRRQPMWYRKLSRHPEEIEKFEIASLHYFEKTIPQRVEKINNNLQMASMMMNMLQGLYSK, from the coding sequence TTGCGACAAGATATAATCGAATATATTTATTCAAAAAATGAACTTAAACAATTATTAAGAAGACAGCCTATGTGGTATCGAAAATTAAGTCGCCACCCTGAGGAAATTGAAAAATTTGAAATTGCCTCTTTGCATTATTTTGAAAAAACAATCCCACAAAGAGTTGAAAAAATAAACAATAATCTTCAAATGGCATCAATGATGATGAATATGCTTCAAGGTTTATACTCTAAATGA
- the rsmD gene encoding 16S rRNA (guanine(966)-N(2))-methyltransferase RsmD — MRVISGSKKGKILKSVPGNQTRPTTDKVKEAIFNMIGPYFTTGTGLDLFAGSGGLGIEGLSRGLEKVIFVDRDMNAFQTIKTNISECGFEQQSELYRNDSERALKAIIKRDIKLDVIFLDPPYKKQKLVSLLQSISDGKLLTESGFVVCECSSDIQLPNVVGELVKTKEAVYGIIGISIYSMGN; from the coding sequence ATGAGAGTGATATCAGGCAGTAAAAAAGGAAAAATATTAAAATCTGTACCAGGAAATCAAACGAGGCCAACAACAGATAAAGTAAAAGAAGCAATCTTTAATATGATTGGTCCTTATTTTACAACAGGGACAGGCCTAGATTTATTTGCTGGCAGTGGTGGATTGGGAATTGAAGGACTTAGCAGAGGACTTGAAAAAGTAATCTTTGTTGATCGAGATATGAATGCATTCCAAACAATAAAAACTAACATAAGTGAATGTGGTTTTGAACAGCAGAGTGAGCTTTATCGTAATGATTCAGAACGAGCTTTAAAAGCAATTATTAAAAGAGATATTAAATTGGATGTCATTTTTCTTGACCCACCATATAAAAAGCAAAAACTTGTGTCACTTTTGCAATCAATTAGTGATGGAAAATTATTAACTGAAAGCGGTTTCGTTGTCTGTGAGTGCAGCTCAGATATACAGTTGCCAAATGTTGTAGGTGAACTAGTGAAAACAAAAGAAGCCGTTTACGGCATTATTGGTATTTCAATTTATAGTATGGGTAATTAG
- the ylbJ gene encoding sporulation integral membrane protein YlbJ: MIQSKLKTIFLALGATLIAVSMIILPVETFEASKRGLNIWWGTVFPSLFPFFVISELLIGFGVVKFIGIILEPLMRPLFRVPGVGGFAWAMGMASGNPAGAKITARLREEKQISKIEAERLVSFTNYSSPLFIFVAVSVGFFHNKGLGILFAIAHYLGNILVGLIMRFYGYSKKEKLEVKNKKFRVWEAVRALHRTRIEDKRPIGKLLGDAVVSSIHTLLMIGGFIILFSVINRLLFHLQITALLASVIKEFFATLHFPKQLTIPFISGLFEITIGSDLVSRVKESTLLQQSILTSFILGFGGFSIQAQVASILAQTDIRFKPFFIARILHGLFAAIITLLIWGPIFGKHHETNKLPISLPVFLQDSHSFLDKLSQWGIEYGPIITICSLLLYIFIYSKRNVYRK; the protein is encoded by the coding sequence TTGATTCAATCAAAACTTAAAACAATTTTTTTAGCCCTAGGCGCAACATTAATAGCTGTTTCTATGATAATCCTTCCTGTGGAAACTTTTGAAGCATCTAAAAGAGGATTAAATATATGGTGGGGGACGGTCTTTCCATCCCTTTTTCCGTTTTTTGTTATTTCCGAATTACTAATTGGATTTGGAGTAGTGAAATTTATCGGGATTATTTTAGAACCGTTGATGAGGCCTTTATTTCGCGTTCCGGGAGTTGGCGGATTTGCATGGGCAATGGGAATGGCTTCAGGAAATCCCGCAGGTGCCAAAATTACTGCGAGATTAAGGGAAGAAAAGCAAATATCAAAAATTGAAGCGGAAAGACTCGTCTCATTTACTAATTATTCTAGTCCTCTTTTTATCTTTGTAGCAGTATCAGTTGGTTTTTTTCATAATAAAGGTTTGGGGATTCTTTTTGCCATTGCACATTATTTAGGAAATATTCTCGTAGGATTAATTATGCGATTTTACGGTTACTCAAAAAAAGAAAAATTAGAAGTTAAAAATAAAAAATTCCGTGTTTGGGAGGCTGTCCGTGCTTTACATAGAACGCGTATTGAGGATAAAAGACCTATCGGAAAACTTTTAGGTGATGCGGTTGTTTCTTCGATACATACATTACTTATGATTGGTGGATTTATCATTTTATTTTCAGTCATTAACCGTTTACTTTTTCATTTACAAATTACAGCACTTTTAGCAAGTGTAATTAAAGAATTTTTTGCTACTTTACACTTTCCAAAGCAACTAACAATCCCATTTATTTCGGGATTATTTGAAATTACAATTGGCAGCGATTTAGTTAGCCGCGTAAAAGAATCAACATTACTTCAGCAATCCATCCTTACAAGTTTTATACTTGGTTTTGGCGGCTTTAGTATACAAGCCCAAGTAGCCAGTATACTTGCTCAAACAGATATTCGTTTTAAACCATTTTTTATCGCTAGAATTCTTCATGGATTGTTCGCAGCGATTATCACTTTACTCATTTGGGGACCTATTTTCGGAAAACATCATGAAACGAATAAACTTCCAATTTCTTTACCAGTATTTCTACAAGATTCTCATAGCTTTCTTGATAAATTATCTCAATGGGGAATCGAATATGGCCCAATTATTACAATTTGTTCTTTACTTCTTTATATTTTCATTTATTCAAAAAGGAATGTTTATAGAAAATAG
- a CDS encoding YlbG family protein encodes MFNERQSLIIWLYNLKHAKTLRRFGNVHYVSKRMKYVVLYCDQTEINDLQEKFSSMPFVRKVEPSWKPFLKTEYENSKPDKAKEYDYKVGL; translated from the coding sequence ATGTTTAATGAAAGACAAAGCTTAATTATTTGGCTCTATAACTTAAAACACGCAAAAACTCTAAGACGGTTTGGAAACGTTCATTATGTTTCTAAAAGAATGAAATACGTTGTACTCTACTGTGATCAAACTGAAATTAATGATCTACAAGAAAAATTCTCATCCATGCCATTTGTTCGCAAAGTTGAACCTTCATGGAAGCCATTTTTGAAAACTGAATATGAAAATTCTAAGCCTGACAAAGCAAAAGAGTATGACTATAAAGTAGGATTATAA
- a CDS encoding cytochrome (ubi)quinol oxidase subunit III encodes MHVEEKFTPKTWPEAPEKATLEGKNKFLGFWLFLGGETVLFASLFATYIALKDKVPDPSMAHAKDLFELPLSFIATMLLLTSSITSVYAMYHMKNFAFKKMQAWLLVTVLLGAAFLGTEIYEFNHYVNHFHHTFTSSAFGSAFYTLVGFHGAHVAFGLCWILSLMIRNAGRGLDLYNAPKFYVASLYWHFIDVVWVFIFTVVYLMGMVG; translated from the coding sequence ATGCATGTTGAAGAGAAGTTTACACCAAAAACATGGCCTGAAGCACCTGAAAAGGCAACCCTCGAAGGGAAGAACAAATTTTTAGGTTTCTGGTTATTCCTTGGCGGCGAAACGGTGTTATTCGCCTCCCTATTTGCAACATATATTGCTTTAAAGGATAAAGTGCCTGACCCATCAATGGCGCATGCAAAAGACCTATTTGAATTACCATTATCATTTATTGCAACGATGCTGTTATTGACAAGTTCAATTACTAGTGTATATGCAATGTATCACATGAAAAACTTTGCATTTAAAAAAATGCAAGCTTGGTTATTAGTAACTGTACTATTAGGTGCTGCATTCCTTGGTACGGAAATTTATGAATTTAATCATTACGTAAATCACTTCCATCATACATTTACTAGCAGTGCATTTGGTTCAGCCTTCTATACTTTGGTTGGTTTCCATGGTGCCCACGTTGCTTTTGGATTATGTTGGATCTTGTCACTAATGATTCGTAATGCAGGTCGTGGTTTGGATCTATACAACGCTCCTAAATTTTATGTTGCAAGTCTTTATTGGCATTTCATTGACGTTGTATGGGTGTTCATCTTCACAGTCGTATACTTAATGGGAATGGTGGGATAA
- a CDS encoding DUF7147 family protein, whose product MLQRFIELGEGYSDLYELIELAKANKHRLAHLIALHTTHSQKQLTSLCVVLQPTNPGDFQAIYICREGIPNPHSIPNQRFDLFNQLAKSLEKQIIEFDVKHSKEFAENELYFQYLIGILRLNHYIPPLR is encoded by the coding sequence ATGTTACAGCGTTTCATAGAACTTGGTGAAGGATATTCAGATTTATATGAGCTAATTGAATTAGCTAAAGCAAATAAACATCGATTAGCCCATTTAATCGCACTGCATACGACGCATAGTCAAAAACAATTGACTTCACTGTGTGTTGTCTTACAACCAACCAATCCAGGTGATTTTCAAGCAATTTATATTTGCCGTGAAGGAATACCAAACCCTCATTCAATACCGAACCAAAGATTCGATTTATTTAATCAGCTTGCTAAAAGTTTAGAAAAGCAAATAATAGAATTTGATGTAAAGCATTCCAAAGAATTTGCAGAAAATGAACTGTACTTCCAATATTTAATCGGAATATTAAGACTGAATCACTATATTCCACCATTAAGATAA
- the ctaG gene encoding cytochrome c oxidase assembly factor CtaG: protein MPLSIFGFQALWSPFFIITILFMSVLYFLITTKWRKDFKNSEPLKRKQAIYFIISMLLLYLVKGSPIDLLAHIMFTYHMVQMSILLMIMTPLLMLSIPNWLWEAFLRLPVIKTIFRFFTNPVLAVILFNVAFSFYHIPFIFDKIKMSETAHSAYTMSLFLLALFMWWPLINTLPGQKQLNGLKRVGYLFSSAILLTPACGILIFAGKPLYETYSNGALWLQAMALCVPTDTLAGLNLSGPELFSKLPVVEDQQLGAIIMKLVQEVIYGIVLASIFYKWFKKDQQEAEEMTKNLMMSQHPQPTE, encoded by the coding sequence ATGCCTTTAAGCATATTTGGTTTCCAAGCATTATGGAGTCCGTTTTTTATTATAACGATTCTATTTATGTCAGTTTTATACTTTTTAATTACAACAAAGTGGAGAAAAGATTTTAAAAATAGTGAACCGTTAAAACGAAAACAAGCGATTTATTTCATTATTTCAATGCTTTTGCTCTACCTGGTAAAAGGTTCACCAATTGATCTTTTGGCCCACATTATGTTTACTTATCACATGGTTCAAATGTCAATTTTATTAATGATCATGACACCTTTACTCATGCTAAGTATCCCGAATTGGCTTTGGGAAGCATTTTTAAGGCTTCCAGTAATAAAAACGATTTTTCGATTTTTTACAAATCCAGTTCTAGCAGTTATTCTATTTAATGTGGCTTTTTCGTTTTATCATATTCCATTCATATTTGATAAGATAAAAATGAGTGAGACAGCACACAGTGCATATACTATGTCGCTATTTTTGCTTGCCTTGTTTATGTGGTGGCCATTAATAAATACATTACCTGGTCAAAAGCAATTAAACGGCTTAAAACGTGTTGGGTATTTATTTTCAAGCGCAATATTGCTTACTCCAGCATGTGGGATATTAATCTTTGCTGGAAAACCATTATATGAGACCTATTCTAACGGTGCTCTTTGGCTCCAAGCAATGGCGTTATGTGTTCCAACAGATACGTTAGCTGGCCTTAACTTAAGCGGACCAGAGTTATTTTCAAAACTTCCAGTAGTAGAAGATCAACAACTTGGCGCAATTATTATGAAACTAGTTCAGGAAGTTATTTATGGAATCGTACTAGCAAGTATATTCTATAAATGGTTCAAAAAGGATCAGCAAGAAGCAGAGGAAATGACAAAAAATTTAATGATGTCACAACATCCACAACCGACTGAATAA